The genomic window TAATTTGCCAAATGAATTTGTATACTAACATTTAATAAATCATTATTTAGAATGTTGGTTTTACAACAACAGTCACCAAGAAGCTCAAAGGTATCACAGTATCTTTGGTGATATAATAAAAGAGAATTGAAGTTTCTCCCTAATCTATGGCTGTATTGTCTGTCTCCTTCCTTAGCGATTATTGAGGTTCAGTTCCTTATTTCACCTATGGGAGTGGCAGCTCCGGGCAGTGACATCACCCTTAGCTGCTATTTCCCTCTGTATGAAAACCTGAACCTCAACAATGTGATTGTCAACTGGCAGCGTGGAGAATCAGAGGTGGTCCACAGCTATTACCATGGGAGAGATCAGCTGGAAAGACAGAGTGTTGTTTACAAGGGACGCACTCATCTGTTTGAAGACCAAATCGCTGTGGGAAATGCCTCACTTAGACTGAGTGGTGTGCAGCCGAGTGACCAGGGCCAATACACCTGTCATGTGACAGATGAACAGGGAAGCACCAAGGAAAAGCTACTACTTTTAGTGGCAGGTTAGAGTATGTATTTTTGTCCATTCAGATTTTTCAGAAATCTTGCATCTATGGGGGATTAAAAGACAAATAAGTATTAAGCTACCTGCACAAAATCAGCTCATAGTCATCTACTTGTCTAAAGCCTTTTGCAGTCAGAATTCTCCTATGTTAAGAGTTTAATGTgagtattgttgttgtttttgtttaccctAGCCCCCTTCAAGGAGCCCCAGCTCTCTGTACAGTCATCCTGTGACAGCTTCTTCATCACCCTCAACTCCTCCCAGGGTTTCCCCCAGCCTAATGTGTGGTGGACAGACTCCATTGGAGGAGATATCTCCAATCAGAGCCACAGCCGTATTGGCCTGGACAGCAGGGGGCGCTATGAGGTCCACAGCTCCATGGAGGTCAGGCCAAACGGTACACTCACCATCATTGCTGAAATGAGACTGGATGTTCTCAATCAAAGCTTCACCCGCTCACTCACCCTCCACCCACTCCCAGGTAAAGTTGTGACCTACCAACAGGTTTAGGGGTAGAGCAATGTGACCAAGTATGGATCACTGATTTAGTGATGAAATATTAAACCATTGCATAATCACTAAGGGCTAAACCCTGACGAGATAGTGTGTTACTCTTACACAAAGTCTGCAATGTATGAATTCTAGACACAATTTGTAGTCAAACACACCCATCTTAAATAAGGATTTGACATTTCACTTCATGAGGGCAAATGAGTCATATGAGCATTGTGTATAGATGTACTGCATGCAAGAATAACAccattcccacagggggccagtatgaaatatgtatgcactcaataattgtaagtcgctctggataaaagcgtctgctaaatgactaaaatgtaaattggatcactaaaaataccaTTGTAGAGTGCAACTTCCCATGAGAGGAACTGTTCGCAATGACCTCAATGAAATGTTCAGTGACCAGGCAGTACTACTAGAGGAAGAGGTATTTGGGAGGTGAAGCTGAAagcctgtctctttctctcttctcttctacaGAATGCTGTGAGGTGCCTCTTGCAACCAGGGGCAGACCGGCTTTGGTATTATTAGGGATAGTTCTCTTGGCAGGATTAGCAATGTCACTCATTTTGTACTACAGACACAAGCCTGAAACACACCAACACCAGATGGTCCCACGTGATGATACAACAGGACAAGATGAGGCTCATGAAACAGAGACTTGATACGTCATGACAGAATACTAGTTTGAGAAGTCTAAGCTTACAGGACTGTGTTTCAATGTCACAAATATAGGTGTGTTGCTGCCTTTGAAAAATGTCCACACATTAATTCTGATAATTCAAACTAAAGAAACAAACAGCATGGTAAACATTGGCTGGTATGGTCAAAATACTGTGTCCTGCCATTCCAGTCACTCCCAGTAGGCCTTGGAGCATGTATGCCTTTTAACTGTATTCCCGATCGGCCTGTAGAGGGGGTACACACACTTGACAGGGGTTAGTGGCAAACACACATACAATAGAAATTCTTCATGAATTGGAAACATAAGaaggaattcccctcgaccatgcaccaaaaaataaattataataatcCCATTGACCCCCATTGTAAAAGAGCCAACCTCGTCATCGATTTTTAgatatacagaaataacaaaaaatgacgaaaagctgctgtgttattcaatgtacatgtaaccaggtcaaAAATCCAAACATACGGTTCGCAATGGTGCAACTTAGAGCCCTGTGgctattcaaatcaaatgttatttggtcgcatacacaggtttagcagatgttattgcgggtgtagcgaaattatTGTGTTCCTcgcaccaacagtgcagtaatatctaacaatacacacacatctaaaagtgaaataatggaattaagaaatatataaatattaggacgagcaatgtcgtagtccggagtatatatatatgtatatatatatatacagtaccagtaaaaagtgtgtacacacctactcattccagggtttttctttatttttactattttctacattgtagaataatagtgaagacatcaaaactatgaaataacacatatggaatcatgtagtaaccaaaacaagtgttaaacaaatcaaaacatattttatattaaagtagccaccctttgccctgatgacaactttgcacactcttggcattctctcaacatgcttcatgcattttaattaacaggtgtgccttgttaaaagttaatttgtggaatttctttccttcttaatgcatttgaggcaatcatttgtgttgtgacaaggtaggactgccacaggaaaagaagacccagagttacctctgctgcagagaataagttcattagagtaactgcacctcagattgcagcccaaataaatgcttcacagagttcaagtaacagacacatctcaacatcaactgttcagaggagactgcgtgaatcaggccttcatggtcgaattgctgcaaagaaaccactactaaaggacaccaataataagaagagacttgcttgggccaagaaacatgagcaatggacattagactggtggaaatctgtcctttggtctgatgagtccaaatttgagatttttggttccaaccgccgtgtctttgtgagacacagagtaggtgaacggatgatctccacatgtgtg from Coregonus clupeaformis isolate EN_2021a chromosome 17, ASM2061545v1, whole genome shotgun sequence includes these protein-coding regions:
- the LOC121556061 gene encoding CD276 antigen-like isoform X2, which gives rise to MGVAAPGSDITLSCYFPLYENLNLNNVIVNWQRGESEVVHSYYHGRDQLERQSVVYKGRTHLFEDQIAVGNASLRLSGVQPSDQGQYTCHVTDEQGSTKEKLLLLVAAPFKEPQLSVQSSCDSFFITLNSSQGFPQPNVWWTDSIGGDISNQSHSRIGLDSRGRYEVHSSMEVRPNGTLTIIAEMRLDVLNQSFTRSLTLHPLPECCEVPLATRGRPALVLLGIVLLAGLAMSLILYYRHKPETHQHQMVPRDDTTGQDEAHETET
- the LOC121556061 gene encoding CD276 antigen-like isoform X1, translated to MKRQGISKFISVSLLFSAIIEVQFLISPMGVAAPGSDITLSCYFPLYENLNLNNVIVNWQRGESEVVHSYYHGRDQLERQSVVYKGRTHLFEDQIAVGNASLRLSGVQPSDQGQYTCHVTDEQGSTKEKLLLLVAAPFKEPQLSVQSSCDSFFITLNSSQGFPQPNVWWTDSIGGDISNQSHSRIGLDSRGRYEVHSSMEVRPNGTLTIIAEMRLDVLNQSFTRSLTLHPLPECCEVPLATRGRPALVLLGIVLLAGLAMSLILYYRHKPETHQHQMVPRDDTTGQDEAHETET
- the LOC121556061 gene encoding V-set domain containing T-cell activation inhibitor 1-like isoform X3, encoding MKRQGISKFISVSLLFSAIIEVQFLISPMGVAAPGSDITLSCYFPLYENLNLNNVIVNWQRGESEVVHSYYHGRDQLERQSVVYKGRTHLFEDQIAVGNASLRLSGVQPSDQGQYTCHVTDEQGSTKEKLLLLVAAPFKEPQLSVQSSCDSFFITLNSSQGFPQPNVWWTDSIGGDISNQSHSRIGLDSRGRYEVHSSMENAVRCLLQPGADRLWYY